In Geitlerinema sp. PCC 9228, one DNA window encodes the following:
- the fmt gene encoding methionyl-tRNA formyltransferase, with amino-acid sequence MKIVFFGTPQFAVPPLEKLIDNSAFDLIGVVTQPDKRRGRGSQLIPSPVKRLASSHNLPVWQPKRLKKDRQTLEDLQNLQADVFVVVAYGQILSKQVLDMPRLGCVNVHASLLPEYRGAAPVQWCLYDGKSKTGVTTMLMEEGMDTGPMLLKAETPIGWLDNASDVAQNLSQMGADLLVETLLNLEAGKLEPTPQNDAEASYARLIQKQDYLLSWRRSAWELHNQVRGFYPNCFTYFRGEPLKVTATLPLLSEVLEQLPQEQFQGIDPNWIATRDASSQDRPQLSEKVGTVVEVVKNRGPIVQTGSGLLLLQTVQPAGKRSQSGWDFVNGARLEVGEALTSDGGDA; translated from the coding sequence ATGAAAATCGTTTTCTTTGGTACGCCACAATTCGCCGTTCCTCCCCTAGAAAAACTCATCGACAATAGTGCCTTTGACCTGATTGGTGTGGTTACCCAACCGGACAAACGCCGCGGCAGGGGCAGCCAGCTGATTCCTTCGCCGGTGAAACGCCTTGCCAGCAGCCACAACCTTCCCGTATGGCAACCCAAACGCCTCAAAAAAGATCGACAAACCCTCGAAGACCTGCAAAACCTACAAGCAGATGTTTTTGTGGTGGTGGCTTATGGGCAAATTTTGTCCAAACAGGTTTTAGATATGCCGCGCTTGGGATGCGTTAACGTCCACGCTTCGTTGCTGCCGGAATACCGCGGTGCAGCGCCAGTACAGTGGTGTTTGTACGATGGCAAAAGCAAAACTGGCGTTACCACCATGCTAATGGAAGAAGGGATGGATACCGGACCTATGCTGCTAAAAGCGGAGACCCCCATTGGTTGGTTGGACAATGCCAGCGATGTGGCGCAAAATCTTTCCCAAATGGGGGCTGATTTGTTGGTGGAAACCCTGCTCAATTTAGAAGCTGGCAAATTAGAACCTACGCCACAAAACGATGCGGAAGCTTCCTACGCCCGTTTGATTCAAAAACAGGATTATCTTTTGAGCTGGCGGCGTTCTGCTTGGGAGTTGCACAATCAGGTACGGGGATTTTATCCCAACTGTTTTACCTATTTCCGTGGGGAACCGTTGAAGGTGACGGCAACTTTACCTCTACTTTCGGAGGTTTTGGAACAGCTTCCTCAGGAACAGTTTCAAGGCATTGACCCCAACTGGATTGCTACGCGCGATGCTAGCAGTCAAGATCGTCCCCAGTTGAGCGAGAAGGTGGGTACGGTGGTGGAAGTTGTGAAAAATCGCGGACCTATTGTGCAAACGGGTTCTGGTTTGTTGCTTTTGCAAACCGTACAGCCGGCTGGTAAGCGTTCCCAATCGGGATGGGATTTTGTCAATGGCGCTCGTTTGGAGGTGGGAGAGGCATTGACCAGCGACGGGGGGGATGCTTAG
- a CDS encoding AarF/ABC1/UbiB kinase family protein — protein sequence MSESKTARGEYRPLAAHNSQASRTPIVPEPGTPTVDMEPEVVQPNREPLPREIVQGEAPEGMRYDPEAIAAYFQRRPFQVLFRLLQIVSAFITTVFGWLWDQATGRVQKNEAKRAEELRITLTNLGPAFIKVGQALSTRPDLVPPIYLDELTQLQDKLPPFSNEIAFQFIEEELGQKPHELYAELTDHPVAAASLGQVYKGKLKTGETVAVKVQRPGLAARISLDMYILRQVAIWANRITGDRFKSDLVGIMDEFATRIYEEMDYNQEGANAERFRRLYGHIKGIYVPCIYWQYTDRRVLTMEWVEGTKLTNIEKLQAQGIQATELVEVGVQCSLRQLLEHGFFHADPHPGNLLATRDGRLAYLDFGMMSEVKEHQRYGLIEAVVHLVNREYESLAQDYVKLEFLTPDTDLTPIVPALEQVFNNALGASVAELNFKSITDQLSELMYEYPFRVPAYYALIIRSLVTLEGIAIKVDPNFKVLSKAYPYVAKRLLTDPSPQLRSSLKALLFKEGQFRWNRLENLLRNARDNEDYDISHVVNQALEFLFSERGAFVREYLVDEIVNRMDKASQQALENTRAVMNEWLGSSSQSQLPANHHQTHNGGEATTEQDRIVRIWGILQETPGFDPTQLVQLVPGLLAKPEFQRMGQEVAGNLAQRAIARLIREFLLSESANSSNGNGNGKASNSRSLPNGYISTNQHHSK from the coding sequence ATGTCTGAAAGCAAAACAGCTCGCGGCGAGTACCGTCCCCTTGCCGCCCACAACTCGCAAGCATCGCGAACCCCCATCGTTCCCGAACCCGGTACGCCAACGGTAGATATGGAACCAGAAGTGGTACAACCGAATCGGGAACCACTTCCGCGCGAAATCGTACAGGGGGAAGCTCCCGAGGGAATGCGCTACGACCCCGAAGCGATCGCTGCTTACTTCCAACGCCGTCCTTTCCAAGTCCTCTTCCGGCTCTTACAAATCGTCAGTGCTTTCATCACCACCGTATTTGGTTGGTTGTGGGATCAAGCCACCGGCAGGGTCCAAAAAAACGAAGCCAAGCGGGCAGAAGAACTACGCATCACCCTCACCAACTTGGGTCCGGCCTTTATCAAAGTCGGACAAGCCCTCTCCACTCGCCCCGACTTAGTACCGCCAATTTACCTCGACGAACTGACCCAACTCCAAGATAAACTCCCTCCCTTTTCCAACGAAATTGCCTTTCAATTTATCGAAGAAGAACTGGGTCAAAAACCCCACGAACTCTACGCCGAACTTACCGACCATCCCGTTGCCGCCGCTTCCTTGGGACAAGTTTATAAAGGCAAATTAAAAACCGGAGAAACCGTAGCGGTGAAAGTCCAGCGTCCGGGATTGGCAGCCAGAATCTCCCTGGATATGTATATTCTGCGCCAGGTAGCCATTTGGGCCAATCGAATAACCGGCGATCGCTTCAAAAGCGATTTGGTTGGCATCATGGACGAATTCGCCACGCGCATCTACGAAGAAATGGACTACAACCAGGAAGGTGCCAACGCCGAACGCTTCCGTCGCCTCTACGGTCACATCAAAGGCATTTACGTCCCCTGCATCTACTGGCAATACACCGACCGCCGGGTATTGACCATGGAATGGGTAGAGGGCACCAAACTCACCAATATTGAAAAACTGCAAGCCCAAGGCATTCAAGCTACGGAACTGGTAGAAGTGGGCGTTCAGTGCTCCCTACGTCAGTTGTTAGAACACGGTTTCTTCCACGCCGACCCCCACCCGGGCAACTTACTTGCCACCCGCGATGGCAGGCTGGCCTATTTGGACTTCGGTATGATGAGTGAAGTCAAGGAACACCAGCGCTACGGCTTAATTGAAGCGGTGGTACATTTGGTCAACCGGGAATACGAAAGTTTGGCGCAGGATTACGTCAAATTAGAGTTTCTAACGCCAGATACCGATTTAACGCCGATTGTACCGGCGCTGGAACAAGTATTTAACAATGCTTTGGGAGCAAGCGTTGCTGAGTTAAACTTCAAAAGCATTACCGACCAGCTTTCGGAGTTGATGTACGAATATCCTTTCCGGGTGCCTGCCTACTACGCCCTGATTATTCGTTCTTTAGTAACTCTAGAAGGCATTGCTATTAAAGTAGACCCCAATTTTAAAGTTCTCAGCAAAGCCTATCCCTACGTAGCCAAACGGCTGCTTACCGACCCTTCGCCGCAACTACGTTCGTCCCTGAAAGCGCTTCTATTTAAAGAAGGACAGTTCCGCTGGAATCGCCTGGAAAACCTACTGCGCAACGCTCGGGATAATGAAGATTACGATATCAGCCATGTGGTGAACCAGGCGCTGGAGTTTCTGTTTTCCGAACGCGGTGCTTTTGTGCGGGAGTATCTGGTTGATGAAATTGTCAATCGCATGGATAAGGCTTCCCAACAGGCGCTGGAAAATACCCGAGCGGTGATGAACGAGTGGTTGGGGTCGTCTTCTCAATCCCAGCTACCGGCAAACCACCATCAAACTCACAATGGCGGAGAAGCCACGACCGAACAAGACCGTATTGTCCGGATTTGGGGGATTTTGCAGGAAACTCCTGGATTCGACCCTACGCAGTTGGTGCAGTTGGTACCGGGATTGCTGGCAAAACCGGAGTTTCAGCGTATGGGTCAGGAAGTGGCTGGCAATTTGGCGCAAAGGGCGATCGCGCGTCTGATTCGCGAGTTTCTCCTGTCGGAAAGTGCCAATTCTAGCAATGGCAACGGCAATGGCAAGGCCTCCAATTCACGTTCTTTGCCCAATGGCTATATCTCTACCAACCAACACCATAGCAAGTAG
- the recN gene encoding DNA repair protein RecN, producing the protein MLLSLRIENFALIDSLELEFGTGLNVLTGETGAGKSIILDALLAALGEKCSSRAIRTGANRALVEATFELETSVAQWLQEQEIELLEGNILVCSRELVARTGNLRSRSRLNGVLVNRQLMSQLRDRLVEITAQGQTVNLGKPQYQLAWLDTYGGESVRQQVREVASAYQQYQQVQQTLDRHRRSQQERLQRQDWLAYQQQELSEANLQDPQELDTLQQEKKRLSHTVDLQQSGFQVYSWLYTSNEEAPSAMDLLAQAESTLQTMVQYDPQLQSTWEMVRDALTQVMEAGRQMGSYAEQLETDPQQLQQIEERIQELKPICRKYGPTLAEAIAHYQQVEAELEALTNSQESLEAREKQRDETWEILQTACRQLTQQRRQTANCLETELVNALKPLAMDKVQFRVSIEAIPPTNNGSDRVSFQFSPNPGEPLQPISEIASGGEMSRFLLALKACFAQQHASSSNGNRDLPTFWRKTLVFDEIDVGVSGKVAQAIAEKLHQLSRQHQVLCVTHQPLVAAMADSHFRINKQAIAADAATDPEERTVVRVDALANRQQRQHELAQLAGGQSAQEAIAFAESLLAQAANFRQTHPQNQNNASLLASSSPPPTPKSSQPASHKESQSQTPSHSP; encoded by the coding sequence ATGTTATTGTCTCTGAGAATCGAAAATTTTGCCCTCATCGACTCTCTGGAGTTGGAATTCGGTACCGGCTTGAACGTACTAACCGGCGAAACCGGTGCTGGTAAATCCATTATCCTCGATGCCCTGCTGGCTGCTTTGGGAGAAAAATGTAGCAGCCGCGCCATTCGTACCGGTGCCAACCGTGCTTTGGTGGAAGCCACGTTTGAGTTGGAAACCAGCGTGGCACAGTGGTTGCAAGAACAAGAAATCGAACTGTTGGAAGGGAATATCCTGGTTTGCAGCCGGGAATTGGTGGCGCGTACGGGGAACCTGCGTAGTCGTTCCCGCCTCAATGGTGTTTTGGTCAACCGCCAGCTAATGTCGCAATTGCGCGATCGCTTGGTGGAAATTACCGCCCAAGGGCAAACGGTGAACCTGGGCAAACCCCAATATCAACTTGCCTGGTTGGATACCTACGGTGGCGAAAGCGTACGCCAGCAAGTACGGGAAGTGGCCAGTGCCTACCAGCAGTACCAACAAGTTCAACAAACCCTCGACCGCCACCGCCGTTCCCAGCAAGAAAGGCTGCAGCGTCAGGATTGGCTGGCTTACCAACAACAGGAACTTTCCGAAGCTAACCTGCAAGACCCCCAGGAGTTGGATACTTTACAACAGGAGAAAAAACGCCTCAGCCACACTGTGGACTTACAACAGTCGGGATTTCAGGTTTATAGTTGGCTTTATACCAGCAACGAAGAAGCTCCCAGTGCCATGGACTTGCTCGCCCAAGCCGAATCCACCCTCCAAACCATGGTACAGTACGACCCACAGCTACAGTCTACCTGGGAAATGGTCCGGGATGCGCTAACGCAAGTCATGGAAGCCGGGCGGCAAATGGGAAGTTATGCGGAACAACTGGAAACTGACCCCCAACAATTGCAGCAAATCGAAGAACGCATTCAAGAATTAAAACCGATCTGTCGCAAATATGGTCCCACATTGGCCGAAGCGATCGCTCACTACCAGCAAGTGGAAGCGGAACTAGAAGCACTGACCAACTCTCAAGAATCTTTAGAAGCCCGGGAAAAACAGCGAGACGAAACTTGGGAAATCCTGCAAACCGCCTGCCGCCAGCTGACCCAGCAACGACGTCAAACCGCCAATTGCCTAGAAACCGAATTGGTCAACGCCCTCAAACCCTTAGCTATGGACAAAGTGCAATTTCGCGTGAGCATCGAAGCCATCCCCCCTACCAACAACGGCAGCGATCGGGTCAGCTTCCAATTCAGCCCCAACCCCGGGGAACCCCTGCAACCGATTAGCGAAATTGCCTCCGGCGGAGAAATGAGTCGCTTTTTGCTGGCCCTGAAAGCCTGTTTCGCCCAACAACATGCCAGTAGCAGCAACGGCAACCGCGACCTTCCCACCTTCTGGCGCAAAACCCTAGTTTTCGACGAAATCGACGTGGGGGTTTCCGGCAAAGTGGCCCAAGCCATCGCCGAAAAACTGCACCAACTCAGCCGCCAACATCAAGTCCTGTGCGTTACCCACCAACCCCTAGTGGCTGCCATGGCCGATAGCCATTTTCGCATCAACAAACAAGCGATCGCCGCCGACGCCGCCACCGACCCAGAAGAAAGAACCGTAGTGCGAGTGGATGCTTTGGCAAATCGCCAACAAAGACAGCACGAACTCGCCCAACTGGCCGGCGGTCAATCCGCCCAAGAAGCGATCGCCTTTGCCGAATCCCTACTCGCCCAAGCAGCCAACTTCCGCCAAACCCATCCCCAAAATCAAAACAACGCCTCCTTACTGGCCAGCAGCTCCCCCCCTCCCACACCAAAATCGAGCCAACCTGCTTCCCATAAGGAATCCCAGTCCCAAACCCCCTCCCATTCCCCTTAA
- a CDS encoding adenylate/guanylate cyclase domain-containing protein, translated as MTTAPGDRSTWDTNNQIGSASPNTASHSDRTGTPRTAHSSAIEASDRSIIDMTPTNPNSEFSPGSVPPPKESSSSALTTTKGTFSDFLAPLTQDTFKQVVSDVEEKLKVVNQTLSMLDNVLGNQGFDEILQEMLRSITLKTGELLGADRTTIWLLDEDRDELWSIVAKGENGKPLELRIPSDKGISGEVATFKKTVNIPYDFYDDPRSEAAKGFDKKNHYRTYTMLTLPLLNDNGDLVAVVQLINKIKKLDHPNQVPLSERVDVQGFTQEDEKLFEEFAPSIRLILESSRSFYKAIQRQRAAEALMAAIQSLSKSSLDLQETLKKVMEEARKLMNAARSTLWLIDEEKNELWTQIQLDDGTPKELRIPRNAGFAGQVAASEEPLIIPFDLYDHPGSQTAKQTDQETGFRTCSLLCMPVFNGDGELIGVTQLVNKIKPGDHPPYDPKDWPQAPERWKASFNKSDMEFMKAFNIQAGVALQNAKLFATVKQQEQMQRDILRSLTDGVISTDDDGDVIAANESAKQLLGYEESDRIDGYPISNLLKIQEGDFANWLSAALHPKDDKSRQQYYPEQTLLAHNSKAQHSINLSINSIADASDPDNVYGALVVMEDISDEKRLKSTLYRYMTQDVAETLLSSGELKLGGERREVSVLFSDIRSYTTLTEGMQAEEVVDMLNEYFESMVDAVLANKGTLDKYIGDAIMAVFGSPVPFDDHEWMAVQTAVEMRHRLVKFNQKQQENGKQPIRIGIGIHSDEVVSGNIGSSKRMELTSIGDGVNLASRLEGASKHYGCDIIISEKTYQPCADKIYVRELDYITVKGRHEPVTIYEVVGLRSQTLSDETMRLVDAYQRGRDFYLNRQFARAMSEFGTVLELDKNNKAAQLHLQRCQHFLQEPPPEDWDGVWRLTEK; from the coding sequence ATGACAACTGCACCCGGCGATAGGTCTACGTGGGACACGAACAACCAAATCGGTAGTGCCAGCCCAAACACCGCTTCTCATAGCGATCGCACTGGCACCCCCCGCACTGCCCACAGCAGTGCTATTGAAGCTTCCGATCGCAGCATTATCGACATGACCCCAACCAACCCCAATAGCGAGTTTTCTCCTGGTTCGGTGCCCCCACCCAAAGAATCCAGCAGCAGTGCCCTCACCACCACCAAAGGCACCTTTTCCGACTTCTTGGCACCCTTGACCCAAGATACCTTCAAACAAGTGGTCAGCGACGTTGAGGAAAAACTCAAAGTCGTCAATCAAACCCTATCCATGCTGGATAACGTTCTGGGCAATCAAGGGTTTGACGAAATCCTCCAGGAAATGCTGCGCTCCATTACCCTCAAAACTGGAGAACTGCTGGGTGCCGATCGCACCACCATTTGGCTGTTGGATGAAGACCGCGACGAACTGTGGTCAATTGTCGCCAAAGGAGAAAACGGCAAACCCCTAGAACTGCGAATTCCATCCGACAAGGGCATATCCGGAGAAGTCGCCACCTTCAAGAAAACCGTCAACATTCCCTACGACTTTTACGACGATCCGCGCTCGGAAGCTGCCAAGGGATTCGACAAGAAAAACCACTACCGTACCTACACCATGCTCACCCTTCCCCTGCTCAACGATAACGGGGATTTGGTAGCCGTAGTGCAGCTGATTAACAAAATCAAAAAACTGGACCATCCCAACCAAGTCCCCCTCTCGGAGCGGGTAGACGTACAAGGATTCACCCAAGAAGACGAAAAACTCTTTGAAGAATTTGCCCCCTCCATTCGGCTGATACTCGAATCTTCCCGCTCTTTCTACAAAGCCATCCAACGCCAGCGAGCTGCCGAAGCCTTAATGGCTGCCATTCAATCCTTGAGCAAAAGCAGCCTCGACCTGCAAGAAACCCTCAAAAAAGTGATGGAAGAAGCCAGAAAGCTCATGAATGCAGCTCGCAGCACCCTCTGGCTCATCGACGAAGAAAAAAACGAACTGTGGACCCAAATCCAACTGGATGACGGTACCCCCAAAGAACTCCGAATTCCCCGCAATGCCGGTTTTGCCGGTCAAGTAGCCGCATCCGAAGAACCGTTGATTATTCCCTTCGACCTATACGACCATCCCGGCTCCCAAACCGCCAAACAAACCGACCAAGAAACTGGTTTTCGCACCTGCAGCCTGCTGTGCATGCCTGTCTTCAACGGCGACGGCGAACTCATTGGCGTTACCCAATTGGTAAACAAAATTAAACCCGGCGACCATCCCCCCTACGACCCCAAAGATTGGCCGCAAGCTCCGGAACGTTGGAAAGCCAGCTTCAACAAATCCGACATGGAGTTTATGAAAGCCTTTAACATCCAAGCCGGGGTGGCTTTGCAAAACGCCAAACTCTTCGCCACCGTCAAACAGCAGGAACAAATGCAGCGGGATATCCTGCGCAGTTTGACCGATGGGGTGATTTCTACCGACGACGACGGCGATGTGATTGCTGCCAATGAAAGTGCCAAACAGTTGCTCGGATATGAAGAAAGCGATCGCATTGACGGGTATCCCATCAGCAACTTACTGAAAATTCAAGAAGGGGATTTTGCCAACTGGCTCTCAGCCGCCTTGCACCCCAAAGACGATAAATCCCGCCAGCAATACTATCCCGAACAAACCCTGCTGGCACACAATTCCAAGGCCCAACACAGCATTAACCTATCTATTAATTCCATCGCCGATGCCAGCGATCCGGATAACGTCTACGGTGCCTTGGTGGTCATGGAAGACATCAGCGACGAAAAACGCCTCAAGAGCACTCTCTACCGCTACATGACCCAAGATGTCGCCGAAACCCTCCTCTCCAGCGGCGAACTCAAACTCGGCGGGGAACGACGGGAAGTATCGGTGCTGTTTTCCGATATCCGCAGCTACACCACCCTCACCGAAGGCATGCAAGCAGAAGAAGTGGTGGACATGCTCAACGAATATTTTGAATCCATGGTCGATGCGGTGCTCGCCAACAAAGGTACTTTGGATAAATATATTGGCGATGCGATTATGGCGGTCTTTGGGTCGCCGGTTCCCTTTGACGACCACGAATGGATGGCCGTGCAAACCGCCGTGGAAATGCGCCATCGCTTGGTGAAGTTCAATCAAAAGCAACAGGAAAACGGCAAGCAACCTATTCGCATTGGTATTGGCATTCACTCCGACGAAGTGGTCAGCGGCAACATTGGTTCCAGCAAACGCATGGAACTGACCTCCATCGGCGATGGCGTGAACTTGGCTTCCCGGTTGGAAGGGGCGAGCAAGCACTACGGCTGCGATATTATTATCAGCGAGAAAACGTACCAACCCTGTGCCGATAAAATTTACGTGCGGGAGCTGGATTATATTACTGTGAAAGGCAGGCACGAACCAGTGACAATTTACGAAGTGGTGGGCTTGCGATCGCAAACCCTCTCCGACGAAACCATGCGATTGGTGGATGCCTACCAACGCGGTCGGGATTTTTATCTCAACCGGCAGTTTGCCCGCGCCATGTCAGAATTTGGAACGGTCTTGGAACTGGATAAAAACAACAAAGCTGCCCAACTGCACTTGCAACGCTGCCAGCATTTCCTGCAAGAACCTCCGCCGGAAGATTGGGATGGCGTCTGGCGGCTGACGGAAAAATAA
- a CDS encoding adenylate/guanylate cyclase domain-containing protein: protein MELNHYPKKETDRGVVAPETAARLQLTVNQKPSSILFCDVSSYPILKEKLGEADVMGLLAHYFEELAEVAFEYKQTFANGVECLCLGNRTILIFGMPESLEDHAWHAVRAGNHLQQKVAQLNERQRRQNQPEVQIGMGIHSERLIRQTQSSRSWMKLTAIGDGVNISHFLEKISKQYGCGMVLSTATYKLCSDRIQTRELDLIRLPGNEEAMTIYEFLGFAGDSLSPERQKVLGHYQKGREYYLNRQFAIAMGEFATVLELDSQDKAAATQLARCQQLLREPPAENWDGAWAVGS from the coding sequence ATGGAATTGAATCATTACCCAAAAAAAGAAACCGACCGCGGCGTGGTTGCGCCAGAAACAGCAGCTCGCTTGCAGCTGACGGTGAACCAAAAACCCAGTTCGATTTTGTTTTGCGATGTTTCCAGCTACCCCATCTTAAAAGAGAAATTGGGGGAAGCAGATGTGATGGGATTGCTTGCCCATTACTTTGAAGAACTGGCAGAGGTGGCTTTTGAGTACAAACAAACCTTTGCCAACGGTGTGGAATGTTTGTGTTTGGGCAATCGCACGATTTTGATTTTTGGCATGCCCGAAAGTTTGGAAGACCATGCCTGGCATGCAGTGAGGGCAGGCAACCATTTGCAACAAAAAGTGGCTCAGTTGAACGAACGCCAGCGCCGACAAAATCAACCGGAAGTGCAAATTGGTATGGGGATTCACTCGGAACGGCTGATTCGCCAAACCCAATCCAGCCGCAGCTGGATGAAATTGACGGCTATTGGCGATGGGGTGAATATTAGCCATTTTTTAGAAAAGATTAGCAAACAGTACGGTTGCGGGATGGTGCTCAGTACGGCAACTTACAAGCTATGTAGCGATCGCATTCAAACCCGGGAGTTGGATTTGATTCGCCTGCCGGGCAACGAGGAGGCAATGACCATTTACGAGTTTTTGGGATTTGCCGGCGACTCCCTTTCCCCCGAGCGCCAAAAAGTTTTGGGTCACTATCAAAAAGGGCGGGAATATTACCTCAACCGCCAATTTGCGATCGCCATGGGGGAATTTGCCACCGTCTTGGAACTAGACAGCCAAGACAAAGCTGCCGCCACCCAACTGGCGAGATGCCAGCAACTGCTGCGGGAACCCCCCGCCGAAAACTGGGATGGTGCTTGGGCGGTGGGCAGCTAA
- the trpS gene encoding tryptophan--tRNA ligase: MGKQRVLSGVQPTGNLHLGNYLGAIRNWVERQYEYENFFCVVDLHAITVPHDPAQLAADTYTIAALYLACGIDLENSTIFVQSHIPAHSELTWLLNCLTPLAWLDDMVQYKEKALKQGENVNAGLLDYPVLMAADILLYDADKVPVGEDQKQHLELTRDIAARLNYLYGNGENSVLKLPEPDIRQVGARVMSLTDGTKKMSKSEPAEGSRINLLDSPEAIQRKIKRCKTDPTRGLWFDDPERPECHNLLSLYMLLSGKDKETVAAECQDMGWGQFKPLLAETTVEALKPIQQKYQEIVRDRGYLESVLRQGREKAAAIAEQTLQRVRDALGFSRPL; encoded by the coding sequence ATGGGTAAACAGCGCGTTCTTTCTGGCGTTCAACCGACCGGAAATTTACATTTAGGCAACTATCTGGGAGCTATCCGCAACTGGGTAGAACGACAGTACGAATACGAAAATTTCTTTTGCGTGGTGGATTTGCACGCCATCACGGTGCCCCACGACCCAGCTCAACTCGCCGCCGATACCTACACCATTGCGGCACTGTACCTGGCATGCGGCATCGATTTGGAAAATTCTACCATTTTCGTACAATCCCATATCCCCGCCCACAGCGAGCTGACCTGGCTGCTGAACTGCCTGACTCCCCTGGCGTGGCTGGACGATATGGTGCAGTATAAAGAGAAAGCCCTCAAACAAGGGGAAAATGTTAATGCCGGGTTGTTGGATTATCCCGTGCTGATGGCGGCGGATATTTTGCTGTACGATGCCGATAAGGTACCGGTGGGGGAAGACCAAAAGCAGCATTTGGAACTGACCCGCGATATTGCTGCCCGTTTGAATTACCTATACGGCAACGGCGAGAATTCGGTATTGAAACTGCCAGAACCGGATATTCGCCAAGTGGGGGCACGGGTGATGAGTCTCACCGATGGCACGAAGAAAATGTCCAAATCTGAGCCGGCAGAAGGCAGTCGGATTAATTTGCTCGATTCTCCCGAGGCGATCCAGCGGAAAATCAAACGCTGCAAAACCGACCCCACCCGGGGATTGTGGTTTGACGACCCCGAACGCCCGGAATGTCACAATTTGCTGAGTTTGTACATGCTACTGTCGGGCAAAGATAAGGAAACGGTGGCGGCTGAATGCCAGGATATGGGTTGGGGGCAGTTTAAGCCTTTGCTAGCGGAAACTACGGTGGAAGCACTCAAACCCATTCAGCAAAAGTACCAGGAAATTGTTCGCGATCGCGGATATTTGGAATCGGTGTTGCGTCAAGGCAGGGAAAAAGCCGCTGCCATTGCCGAGCAAACCCTGCAACGGGTACGTGATGCTTTGGGATTCTCCCGTCCCCTATGA
- a CDS encoding methylenetetrahydrofolate reductase — MKSGKFLVTAEITPPKGGDPSHTLELAQNLKNRVHAVNITDGSRAVMRMSPLAVSAILLQYGIEPVCQFACRDRNRIGLQADLTGAYALGIRNILALTGDPVKAGDHPKAKAVFDMESVRLLHLIGKLNRGVDFHKNPMPDGATDLFPGAAVDPESRSWSGLQRRFERKLAAGAQFFQSQLISDFDRLDKFMNQIAAGCNKPILAGIFLLKSAKNARFINKMVPGVHISEETIERLEKASEPLQEGINIAAEQVQMARQLCHGVHIMAVKREELIPQILDRAGVQAVK, encoded by the coding sequence GTGAAATCGGGGAAATTCCTCGTAACCGCTGAGATTACGCCCCCGAAAGGAGGCGATCCCAGCCATACCCTAGAACTGGCACAGAACCTGAAAAATCGCGTTCATGCCGTTAATATTACCGATGGCAGTCGCGCCGTCATGCGCATGTCGCCCCTGGCGGTTTCTGCCATTTTATTGCAATACGGTATCGAACCCGTTTGTCAGTTTGCCTGCCGCGATCGCAATCGCATTGGCTTGCAAGCCGACCTGACCGGTGCCTATGCATTGGGGATTCGCAATATTTTGGCTCTCACTGGCGACCCAGTCAAAGCCGGCGACCACCCCAAAGCCAAAGCCGTATTTGACATGGAATCGGTGCGTTTGCTGCACTTAATCGGCAAACTCAACCGCGGCGTCGATTTCCACAAAAATCCGATGCCAGATGGTGCAACCGACTTGTTTCCTGGTGCTGCCGTCGATCCCGAATCTCGGAGTTGGTCCGGTTTGCAGCGTCGTTTTGAACGCAAACTAGCGGCCGGCGCTCAATTTTTCCAAAGTCAGCTTATTTCTGATTTCGATCGTCTAGATAAATTCATGAATCAAATCGCCGCCGGCTGCAACAAGCCAATTTTGGCGGGTATCTTTCTCTTAAAATCTGCTAAAAATGCGCGTTTTATCAATAAAATGGTACCGGGCGTTCATATCAGTGAAGAAACCATAGAGCGTTTGGAAAAAGCCTCCGAACCCTTACAAGAAGGCATCAACATTGCCGCCGAACAAGTTCAAATGGCGCGGCAACTGTGCCACGGAGTGCACATTATGGCAGTGAAGCGAGAAGAACTCATCCCGCAAATTTTAGACCGCGCCGGTGTGCAGGCGGTGAAGTAG